The following coding sequences lie in one Heteronotia binoei isolate CCM8104 ecotype False Entrance Well chromosome 6, APGP_CSIRO_Hbin_v1, whole genome shotgun sequence genomic window:
- the LOC132573339 gene encoding guanine nucleotide-binding protein G(I)/G(S)/G(O) subunit gamma-5-like, which translates to MSGSSSVMAMKKVVQQLCLEASISCMKVSQAATDLKQFCLQNAHHDPLLTGVSSSTNPFRPPKVCSFL; encoded by the coding sequence ATGTCTGGCTCTTCCAGTGTCATGGCCATGAAAAAAGTGGTGCAGCAGCTTTGCCTCGAAGCCAGCATTAGTTGCATGAAGGTTTCCCAAGCTGCAACTGATTTAAAGCAGTTCTGTCTGCAGAATGCACATCATGATCCCCTATTAACAGGAGTTTCTTCGAGTACAAATCCGTTTAGACCTCCAAAAGTTTGTTCCTTTCTCTGA